The DNA region AAAATACATTTAGTACGCCAAGACGTAGCACGTAGTTGCAAGAAAATGGGTATACCATTTTCTCCACCACCGATTGAAACGGACCCAACATTGGCAGGCGCAGTCTCGTTTGCAGCGGAAAAAGAAGGCCTGTTGAAGCCTTATATCATTGAAGTGATGAGGCAAGAGTGGGCAGAAGGCCGTAATATCGGTGAAATAGATACTTTGTTTGAAGTAGCAGAAGTAATAGGCTTATCACATGAATGTGTTGAAGCAGCCAGTAGTGATGAGTCTTATCTCGTTAAAATGGATGAGAATTGGCAAGAAGCACAATCAAAAGGGGTTATTGGTGTGCCATCGTTTACGGTTGACGATCAAATCTTTTGGGGAAATGATCGGATTGATTCGTTGAAAGATCATTTGCATGACCTGAGATTGA from Cycloclasticus pugetii PS-1 includes:
- a CDS encoding 2-hydroxychromene-2-carboxylate isomerase, which codes for MSDNTASNEQAATKVNVYFNFRSPYCYLASKSMFSVVDQYRVKFLWKPFGGWAGRSSPERVKKKIHLVRQDVARSCKKMGIPFSPPPIETDPTLAGAVSFAAEKEGLLKPYIIEVMRQEWAEGRNIGEIDTLFEVAEVIGLSHECVEAASSDESYLVKMDENWQEAQSKGVIGVPSFTVDDQIFWGNDRIDSLKDHLHDLRLRNI